Within Rhododendron vialii isolate Sample 1 chromosome 12a, ASM3025357v1, the genomic segment cctcctctttacagaggtactccatttgttggaccgtagcaacattcaagcccaaatagaaaaatgacaccaactggtgtttcatGAAACCATGATGTGGTAAGGACAACaacaagtccttgaaccgctcccagcaccttaaaaacgactcgccctctttctgcttatacgattggatttggcgagtcaggtacttcgatttactttccgagaaatatttcttgtagaataaatctcggacagcagcccacgtcgtgagagattgtggcttctgcatccgcagccacttatctgcattgtccctgagcgaggctgggaaaagcttaaggcaagcattctcccactgagtagtggtggccagggtgcgcaccaagccctcgaaatgacggacgtgctcatacggatcctcattctccttcccatgaaacaagggaagggcattatgtgtaccaggtttaatggtgaaagcattacgtgcttccaccgtctcggttggtAAAACTATTGGActgagaggagtggtcctctcaggatgcatgtgtgcacgcatcgacatcggtggctctgctattggtggctcaattattaaatcaacaaaaagagcaccgatatcaaaagaatcaccactaaaagactctccctccacgattactttcggctctctctcaatggctacgagacgcctggtattgtctcggtagtacttaggctttagtggtgattgctttcctacaatggaggattgcgcacctctacctatgatggctcaaacaaaattaaaaagaaaaaataaaaataaaaaataaaactaactacccgaattctttaacacacgttaccgtccccggcaacggcgccaaaaatgcttgaccgatttcctagtcctaaattaatgggttgccccaagcgtagggcggagatcgacgcagcataatatccggtaagtccggagtcgaatccacagagacggtgatgtgtgctgactaaaaattcgggctgtagaattaaaattagctcttaggtagctaccccttgttgttttgtttgagattaactaaaacttaagaaaaataacttttcttttcaaataattaaaaagaggtacagtcgtagggttcatagcactcgtaaccagtccagatcaacctgctcaatttggtattcttaaaaatgttcaattttggattgaaaagataccccgcaagatgcgaaaccttagggtcgccgtatacccatgcgcagcggagaatgggttttggacccccattcccccgttcacaagggctccgacaatgcccagattcgtccgcgggaagtatttttccaatcttaaatcatttttacattgtttgataaaaagagcagtacccgaactgatcacggcgtgctaatcaccccgcgaccctacctatatcactactcactaatcattatgtgataaacaaaagaaaccctaaattgaaacatgattctattacgcaagatgaaaaataaacaaaaaaataacaactaattaaataccaatgaataactttaataaagaacagaaatcaatacgagttaccggtgtgcggagatctgaacaaaacttaaaagagaaaaacaaagcttcgaagaaatcaatactgtaaaataaaggtcggagtgtgtactgaaaatacagtgggagaaattgcagccctgttctttctttaacccTCGATCGCTGCATGTGTTTTTCTCTGACAACCCTCCGTTCCCTTCTCGCAGCTCTCTGtcctcccttttatatttttttccgctgacagccgcccccttttttttcaaaagctgctgccgaccgttttttttcaaaaactgctgccgattagttttttccaaaagctaaagctgcttTTGACTTTCTTTCAAAAGCTGCTTCCCACGTAGACGGtagggtaaaaaaaaagttgttttttttacaggcattgaagggaagaatcacatagaggcccttgggtttcatctacttcgcgctttgacccaaaacttttgctaccttccgtttttacccaaaatcttgaaaatcgagctcgagcaacctttatacataacaacaaataataacaatcagttaacaaaaataaaagactaataaatatagattggagggcgaaaatatacatattttagcacttatcaaggggtgccttaaaacccttcccgtctcgtaacttggctcccgaacccagatatggttataacggactggttccttaactttttcaaatcaaatagcgcggcaggtgcttcgaaatgcggttccttgggtgtcggaccttcaaaacccgagtggcgactctgtatttcgCGAGCGCTCACCGTCCGcgcacgcgctccctcgattccggGTCCTCCAGTTCGGAAATGCCGAAAATTTTTCGAAGGGCATGCTGCGCACAAAGCCCCAGGCCACCACTATCCTTGCTTTTGTACACCTTATCCCACTTGACAAAGTGCATCTTCTTATTTTCAGGTGAATCACCACATAAGAAGTGTTTGTTTAACTTGTCAAGTCTTTCACGAATAGAAGCAGGAAGATGCATGGTTTACATAGTATAGCTGAGAATATTAGACATAACTGATTGGGCAAGAGTAGTTCTACCAGATAGCAAGAGGGTGTTAGAAACCCACCCAGCAAGTCTATTTTGAAGCTTTTCAATGATATGGTTAAAATCTTGTTTGCTCACTCTCTTATATTACAAAGGCACACCTAGATATTTTCCCAAGTTATTGGTAAGTTTTATGCCACAGAAATCACTAATTCTCCTAGCCTTACTCCTTTGGACATTAGGGGAAGCAAAGACTTTTGATTTCTCCAGATTGATGGTTTGTCCAGACATTATGCAAAACTCATTCAGCACTTCCGTCATAGCTTTAACAGTGTTCATGTTGTCTTGCCCAAAAAGGATCAAGTCATCAGCAAAAAATAGGTGGGTTAAGGgtgtgaaattttttgagaCTTTGATACCTTTCCAATCACCTTcctcttttttgttatttatttataagaATAGATAATCTTTCCATACAGAGAACAAAGAGATAAGGAGAAAGGGGGGTCTCCTTGCCTTAAACCACAATTGGGAGGAAATTCAGATAGGGGCACTCCATTTCGAGAATAGAGGTTTTGACACTTAACACACAGCTCATGATAAGGGAGGTCCAAGAAGcattaaaattgaaataattcaaAGTGTCAAACAAAAATTTTCACGACATTTTATCGTACGCTTTTTCCAgatcaattttgaaaatcatcCCATTGACAAATTACGAGGACAAATCAGTAATTTCACGGTGTGGCTTGGCTTGCCATCCTACGGTCTTTTAGATCTTCCAAATAAGGCAAAATGACAACCATGTCTTTCAACTCAAACTACAGGGTAATCCTACGAGGggtaatttcatattttcacgGCCTGCCTTGGCTTACCATCCtatcttcttttattacaagtgtattgatatacAAATCGAGTTTAATTCTGgtgaaaaaaaaacatcataatATAATTATCCTGGGTATTCAGAATCAAAATCCCTATACCCACTAAACTCAAGTACGGGTGGTTTTGAATAAAGAAGTTAACtacagtaacttttttttttttttttggtcttaattcgatttttttttgttttttggcatttgtttgttttgcgtaaAACTTTTGTGGTGTCCATCTATATGGAGTTTGTATCGATTTTAATTAAGTCCAAGCtagtgaaaaataaatacttatccTTTAAATTAGTCAAAACACCTGAATTAAGAAAATACGTACTAAGAACTTGTGGGCTCCTAATAAGAACAGAAGCACTTGTCCTAACAGTTGTCTAATTAAGTGCGGTGGGTTGAATTCCTATGGACAATAAGTTGATCACGTTGTTGTGGGTTTAGGGTGTGTGTTGTGCACGCGTTACGGGACCTACCTCGGGTCTAATAATtagttgttttgaattgttcattttctttGACTCATCGAGTAGGTAGTCCACATGAAAATTCAGGTTGATCAGATATCGGTGGCTATGTTTTCGGAATGCATTTTTTCCGAAAAGAAACTATCGTAGAAATAGCtatatgtgatttttttttacgatTTAGTAAGTTAAATTCTCACTGATGAATTAGTTACCGATGTTTGATAGACTGGAAATTTTACCAAGATAAAGTATTGGACAGGACTaacaaattgaacggttcagatcaacaaAAGGGACCTAGGGTAAGCCCCGTAAGTCATAATGCGTGCACATCACACACCATGTTGTTGGGTTGGGAAGGATTTAAGATAGTACGGAGTATAAGTTATTCTTATAAAGTATGACAAAAAATATGGCCGCAAATGAAGCTGCTCCCAAGCAGAGGCTTAGCTCGTTTCGTGATGTAAACGAACGATATCGAGCCCATATTGTTGGCTCGTTTTAGAATCGAgccaaacaccaaaacaaaattCCTAATAGGAGTAATTATTAGACAAAGTCTTGATCAATTTCCCACTGCTTGTTCAACGCGCTTCAGGTGCTCTCATAGAAATTTCACAATTCCCACGTCCCAGTCTCTCCTGTACAAAACCAAGGCGTCAACCCAAGTCTTTCTTTACGTCCCCAAAATAcaaaacccccccccccccccccccccccccccccccccctctctctctctctctctctctctctctagaaggtAACAAATACCTTCTAACGAACACCACTTCTCTGGTTGTGATTTCTATATACATTTACTTGGGATCACCAGCTATGGAGTTTTTCAACAACACAAAGGCTGTAAGACTCCGGTCCAGCCACAACAAATACCTTGTGGCCGACGACGACAAAAGAACCGTCCGACAAAGCCGGAACGAGTCGACCCGGAAAGCCCGGTGGATCGTCGAGCCGGTCGATGACAACCCACAAGCCATCCGGCTCAAGAGCGTCCACGGCGGCTACCTCACGGCTTCAAGCGTGCCGTTCCTCCTCGGCTTCACGGGCAACAAGGTGCTCCAGACCCAACCCGACCACCCGCGGGACCTTTCGATCGATTGGGCACCCGTTCTAGATGGGTCTCAGGTGAGAAAAGGGTGGACACAACGGGTGCTGGGGTGCTCGGACCCTGCACAACTCTAAATATTCCTATTTTAATCATACTATTTTTGAAGTTgatcaattttgaaaatattatattgATTGGTCCGTGCAACTcgatcaaatgaaaaaaaaaaaaaaaacccataaagtTCCTCTACATGTGTCGAATAACTTCCTAAAATTCCAAGTTACCAACTACTATTAGTTGTGCGTATAGAATTAATTGGCAACTATGAATCCATACAGAATCTCATCCTTAGACCTTACGAGCAGCAATATATATGACGATATGATTGACTGTACTTTTATATTGTCATTAGTAGCAAAACATTTATGTGGTCTGAGTTCCTGCTGAGTACAAATTTTGAATCCGCTGCTACAGGTAAGGCTAGTAACGGCATTCGGTGGGACGTGCTTGAGGGCTAACGGAGGGACCCCGCCGTGGAAGAATTCCGTTACACATGATGTTCAATCCGCTAAGCGGAGCAAGATTTTGTGGGAGGTTGAGGCGGTGGAGATACCGGAGAACGAGGAGCTAACGGATGATTTGTTCGGGTCGGAAGTTGGGTCGCCGTTTTCAATGCACTCAAGTAGTAATTCTCCAATGGTGTCTATTAAGAAGGTACTTGCGTTTCCTTTTAACTTGTTCTCTAcgatcattttcttctttttgtaagTTTCTACTTTGTTCTAAAAAGTTGATTTCGGTGAGGCaaatccattttattttttttgtaaattcatGGTGATTGGATCAGTTTATTTTTAGTTCAATTTTGAAAGGATTAATATCATCATCTATTAGTACGACTCATTTAAAATCAGAAAGTTTTAAATTTGAGATTCAAGAGGAATCAAACTCACATATAAACTTATATTACTAACTTTTAATTGAGGTACGTGAGGAGCATGATCTGTTTCGAAATCCgtgttttatgaattttttagcCCGTTTAACCATTTAGTCTatcagaaatgattcgtgcacagcaagctgtgcacaacagcctttttctcccgcctcgggtcgcaaaaagatgatcggagccgctcattttgttcaaaatatatcgtttaaggtttctgtaaaaaatgagcttcgttcgatatcgtttgaggcgttaacaaaaacacccaaaatcacttccgAACTTAGgcttaaattctgaagtgattttgggtgttttgttaacgcctcaaacgatatcgaacgaagctcattttttacagagaccttaaacgatatattttgaacaaaatgagcggctccgatcatctttttgCGACCCGAGACGGGAGAAAAAGGCTACTGTGCACAGCATTTTGTGCACATAGCACAGCTCTTAGTCTATTTAATAACAACAGGGACAATTAATCCAGTCTTAATTATGATTCCAACAAGCTTTACTGACAAACTATCAGTTTATGATGCACAACTAGTGCAGTGCATTAAAAAGGGAGAGATTAAAGATTAAGGTGAAAAATTAACAATTactgaagtatttttttttaattttgtttaaaaaagaaGATGCTTTGGATGATGTCCGGTCCTTTGACCGATTTCTTCGTTAATAAATTCTTCTCTTTCcgtggttaaaaaaaaagaagaagacacaTGACCACTACTCTATCGTAGTACTATAAGATAGGCATAAACATACTATATAATTACACTTGTGTTCCAGTTAAGGTAATTATGTTTAGGTACCGTTGGATTTCATACTCATCCATATTTAAGTTTGCCGTGTTTGGAGACCCATGTGATTTTGATATGTAAGGGAAACATTAATTATTTGATGTCCGATTTCCACGTCTCATAATCAAAGAGTCTATATTGCGTAGCAGCTGTAACACAGGGTGACGTAGGATATGCAAGTCTAGTGGCCAAAACTTTAgagtataatttttattttatataagcGCGTTTTTGGGTGTCTGAAACCCAATCACGTTCATCTAGAATCTGAACCACATGATTGTTTCCAATTTAGTCAACTATTGGATAGGGGAGGTGATCAAAGTTATGGGTTGGcctattagaatttttttttcctactaatGCATCTTAGGCAATTGGATCTCTCTAATAAATATTACTAATTGCCTTCATCATCGTTGGATCCTTAAGTGGAAGCTAGTCAACTTCACACGCTTTTGCCTCTTTGTCTCTCTTCTCATCCTTTTGgtaattctctctcttcctgcGATGGGGAGTATACGTGAAGATGGTGATAGGGGTGtacacggttcggattggtctggttctctagaaaatcagtaatCGGACCATTTCAAACGATTGTAGAAAATTGAGAACCAGAatctaaccaatatatgcatggaacctaaTCAGAACCAAACTGCAAGAAAGGttcggttttggttcggttccggttctatccaataaaCATCCAAATACtaattcacaaaatatgaactcataaaattaaagaaataggaagataATATGTTGGAATggaaaaggaaggaagaaaataaaagttttcctaataaatgaaatttcgtctctaaataaattaagtttagcaaggaaaagattaacctacaaaattcaaatacatatttaattacacacacataagtatatctatatttatcttagttttaaacggtccggttTGGTTCTAACCActgttcattaattgagaaccagtaaccaaatcaaaattaacggttcttatttttttggaaccataacctgaccgtagAACCGCAGAACTGGATCAAATAGGACAGTTCGGTCCGGATTAGACCGATTTTACGGTTCGagcggttttcttgaacacccctagaCGGTGAGAAATTGTTTGTGTGGTGCTTAATTTAGATGGCAAAGTCCAAGGTCAAAATTAATTAGAAACTaaaaaagttctctctctctctctctctctctctctctctctctctctctctctcattttttattttgataattttgttgttataataCCTATATTGGTTTACAAACCCCTCTGATCCTGTTTCTGATTGTTATTATAATACATGGTCACCAAGTGCGGTCACTGTAGCATTACTCTAATAACCTCCCTCGATGTGGGGCTTAAGGTGTTATGATATGTTCGTATAACTTCAGTTCAACTGACCTGAAGTTTTAATATCTAGGGTTTGGTGATGTCTGAAACAAAAACAACCAGAATACTCTGATTAGTGCATAGGCCATTGAAATTAAAGATTGCTAGTAGTAATAAGTGGTTAATTGTTGGGATTCGTTTTATTCTAGAGGAGATAGCTATGGCCTATGAGCCACAGAGATGACTTCTCAAGCGGAAATATTTGTAAACTTTGAATTGGTTACCTACTTACCTAGCTAACTTATTTGATTTGTCATTTTGGATTCTCTATTAGTAACTTTCTATTATCTTAATTAAATACATATAAGAACATCACTAGCCACCAGGTAAACCTTTTTATgattattagaaaaaaaaaatcaaaaacaaaaaatgtaggAAAGGGAAGAAGTTGGGGTCGGTAATTATGAGGTGATTTAGGTTTTGAGCAAGATTTACCTTGGGTTTGGTCCAATGGTCATGTATGGCGCGTCGTTGGATTAATGTGAGGTCTAGAATTCAACTTCTTTGTACAAAGGTTGTCTTTCGTAGTTATCTAAGCAAATAAAAGTCCCAAAGATCTTAAATTTTGCTTCAAGTAACCTTGCGTTGGTTTTTTCTGGCAGAATAATGCAGATAATTCTCTCCACTGCTCCAGGCCACCAAACATCAGAGTTTCATCAAACAACAAGGTATATGCATCACAAACTGAAAACGTGAATCGGAAAGAATTATTAATTTGGTAAAAGAACTTGTTAATAACACAAGAGAGTGATTAAGCTAGCCGGGTGGTGAAGACTTCGGAATTTACGGATCTTTTCTCTCTTAGGTTTCATGTTCGAAATCTTGTGAGGTTAGTCCTAGTGCGATCAACCAAGACGATGAGATTAGTCTCTCAGAGATTAGTTGAGACAATCAAAAAACTATCTTCGATAAAAGTAAAAAGTCTAATTACTCTCCTTTTCAACTCCTCTGTTTTACTACCTTTTATCTCATGCCTCTGTTTTCTACAGATTCAAAGCGTAATGAAACTATTCCACAATGCAAAAGCCGTGCGCCTCCGCAGCAACCACAACAAGTACCTCTGCGCCGAAGGAGACGAAATATCCGTAACCCAAGACGAGAGCAGCGTTTCCAGAAACGTCCACTGGACCGTCGAATTCTCTTCCGAATCCGAAAACAAAATCCGTCTCAAGAGCTGCTACGGCAAGTACCTCACCGCCTCCAATGAGCGCTCACTCCTCGGCATGACTGGCCGCAAAGTCCTCCAGATGGCCGGCTGCCTCGATTCGTCGGTGGAGTGGCAGCCGATACAGGAAGGGTAACTTAACTCATCACTCCTCATTCTCATACAATATTACACCTAATCAATCACCTATGATCTATACTCACACAACAAGCATTCAAACAAGTacttaatatttttaaattaaaggtgatgtaatgtgagagaatgatttgtttcgtaaagaaaaaaaaattacttaaaaaataagaaccttagcggatcGGGGTagataaatttcttttttttattttttttgtttcacgtCAATGATTTGtgtattattggtttgtctcaacaacagtattatagaaaaaaaattgagatcaaattttcaaaaagttcactaaagatacaaaaaatacaaaacagacGGACtctttgagatattttttgtctttgctgaatatttttaaattttggttcctgttttttttagttttctgacTTCTCTCATCGAGATAAATTCATAATCTCAATTAATTTGATacagaattaatttttttaattaaagacgaacaaaaaatgtaataatAAAGTTTCACTAGCTTAAGTGCTCTCCAAATAAACTCACCGGTACTTGTGACTCCTACCAGCAAATATgaaaagacaatatcaaaatATAACtctcaaaatactaaataaTTCAAGTTTATCATTTCCAAAAGGAATCAGGTGAAGCTCAGGACGCGGGACGGGAAATTCTTACGGGCCAACGGCGGCATCCCACCATGGCGGGATTCGGTTACCCATGATATTCCGAACCGGAAGGCTACACAGGATTGGGTCCTTTGGGAT encodes:
- the LOC131310384 gene encoding uncharacterized protein LOC131310384 isoform X2, coding for MEFFNNTKAVRLRSSHNKYLVADDDKRTVRQSRNESTRKARWIVEPVDDNPQAIRLKSVHGGYLTASSVPFLLGFTGNKVLQTQPDHPRDLSIDWAPVLDGSQVRLVTAFGGTCLRANGGTPPWKNSVTHDVQSAKRSKILWEVEAVEIPENEELTDDLFGSEVGSPFSMHSSSNSPMVSIKKIQSVMKLFHNAKAVRLRSNHNKYLCAEGDEISVTQDESSVSRNVHWTVEFSSESENKIRLKSCYGKYLTASNERSLLGMTGRKVLQMAGCLDSSVEWQPIQEGNQVKLRTRDGKFLRANGGIPPWRDSVTHDIPNRKATQDWVLWDVDGVEKIESEQSPQPKPGVQLESGSSSESNHRHHFPSIVRQESNDSEGSIASKDADGRKGGTKAELD
- the LOC131310384 gene encoding uncharacterized protein LOC131310384 isoform X1; the encoded protein is MEFFNNTKAVRLRSSHNKYLVADDDKRTVRQSRNESTRKARWIVEPVDDNPQAIRLKSVHGGYLTASSVPFLLGFTGNKVLQTQPDHPRDLSIDWAPVLDGSQVRLVTAFGGTCLRANGGTPPWKNSVTHDVQSAKRSKILWEVEAVEIPENEELTDDLFGSEVGSPFSMHSSSNSPMVSIKKNNADNSLHCSRPPNIRVSSNNKIQSVMKLFHNAKAVRLRSNHNKYLCAEGDEISVTQDESSVSRNVHWTVEFSSESENKIRLKSCYGKYLTASNERSLLGMTGRKVLQMAGCLDSSVEWQPIQEGNQVKLRTRDGKFLRANGGIPPWRDSVTHDIPNRKATQDWVLWDVDGVEKIESEQSPQPKPGVQLESGSSSESNHRHHFPSIVRQESNDSEGSIASKDADGRKGGTKAELD